AAAATGCTTGGCTGAAGTTACGTATCCAAATACATAATATGATATTTCATGTTTCCAATAAAACATGTAAGTTATGATGTCATGTATTGTACGTTAAGctgttgttgtttcctttttctttgtgAAATAAGTATAGCTACGATCCTTATAATTGTGTTTGGGATTTTCAAAGCTTTTACATTAAGAGCGTCTGTTTTCATTTAGCATCCCTGTCGATCGTGTCAGATtatataatatagaaatatgaaGACGTGACCGTGTCAGATTATTTCTATAACAAATCGtttaatagttttcaaaatactaCAAGTAGGACTATAGAATAAGAGAATAAATACAGTCAACAAGTTTGTAGATGAACATTTACAGTCAACAACGTTACTTAGTAAAACAAAAGATGTTCTACTTATTTTAATGAATCATATACTACTTACTCTTGGTAGTTGAACTTGTATCTTTCCTTTAACCTTGTCCATTCTAATACAACTATCATTTAAAAATGTGtactatactattaaaacaacaGAGTATTACTCTACTAAAATAATACTCATCATGTAtacttttaaagaaaaatacaagaaaaGGATGACCAAAAGAATAGAAAAAGCTAAACAAACACAAGGTCTAAACTAAATTTGAAAATGACATTTTGTTTAGgcaaaataaaatcgaaaaggCATAAAATGATGACATTGAATTGTTTTGTTAAGAACTCATCTTCggatcaaaataataaaatgattacaCAATGATTATACTTCAAGTTATTTGACTGAGTTATGTTTTTACTTTGAATCAAACAACTTGTAgctgtatgtatgtatgtatgtatgtatgttcGTTCTTGTATATTCTCTATTTCCTACCTAAACTATAATCAATGTTGTTAATGACTCTCATTACATAACTACCAAGGTCAAGGAGAGCTGTTGAAAATATAGTCGACGGCTGTAAAAAATAACGGAGCCGTTCAGATAGGGATGTTAATATGGGTTTGAAACCTGCTGGCCTATgtgggtttgaaaaaaaaaatgccaATTTAGACCTATTTAGCTAGCGGGGGTTTTAGGCAGAAAAACTCGATTTCACGGTTTTGACAAAATAATTCGATTTGGTTTTTAGCGGAAAACTCGactttacggttttgacgggaaaactcgattttgctttttttttttgcgagaaaactcgattttgtgtttttggcgggaaaatttgattttattgttttggcgggaaaactcgattttacggaaAAACTCTATTTgcgtttttggcgggaaaacttgattttattttttgacggaaaaactcgatttgGTTTTTGGCGGTAAACTCGactttacggttttgacgggaaaactcgattttacgattttaacggaaaaattcgattttaacttttaagaTTTTGGTAAGAAATGATtcataactaataaaaaaaataaaataatctgaTCTAAATAGGTCTAGGTTTAAATGGATACATGTAAATTTCGTGGGTTTTAAATGGATAGTCCTAATAGATCTAAACTTATATGGATCTAAACCTATATGAGTTCTAAATGGGGTGGGTGTTAAATGGGGTGGGTCTAAACAGACTGGGTTTACCCCTGTTAACATCCCTACGTTCAGACGTCGTGATCTCACTCTTTTTCTCTCCATCTAATTTTCTATCTATAAAAAAGCTGTTCTCCATTTGCTTGTTTCATGGgaaatatcttttaaaagtttttctaTCTTCCCCACAAGTTCTTTGAGTCTCTCTGCTAACGTTCCTCACGATTTTTCTGCTCTTAAATCAAGAACGAAATAGCTCCCCCCTTCATGCTATAAATACATCTCTTTCCCGATCTTTTCCAGTTTCTTTCTTGTTGTAAGAAAAAACATAGAGATATATTGGCGTGGATATACTATGTTGGAGATAATGATCAATAGATTGTGATAAGTCTTAGAATATATTTGACACTCCTATTGTTCAGGAAGTAGTCGTTAGAGATAAGGCCAAGTAGCCGACTCTTGTGATGTATAAATATGAAGGCATTGCCATTCTAATAAAGCAAGCACTTTCGATATCTAaacttacatggtatcagagcggagATTCCTAAAACTCTGACTCAAAAATCAAAATCGACATGGGTGACTCACAAGTTGTGAAGAAGGAGGAGACGAAAACTCCCTCACCTTATGCCTTACATAGCTCAGATAACCCTGGAGCTGTGATTACCTCTGTTTTGTTAAATGGAGAAAATTATAATGAGTGGTCATCGGAGATGCTAAACGCGCTTCAGGCCAAGAGAAAGTTGGGATTCATCAAGGGCATCTTGAAGAAGCCTGATGCAGAGAGCGGCGACCTAGAAAATTGGTTGACCGTAAATTCGATGTTGGTTGGATGGATCCGAGCTTCCATTGAACCAAAGGTGCGATCTACAGTAACATACATTGCGGACGCACATCAGCTATGGGAAGATCTCAAGCAAAGATTTTCCGTGGGGAATACGGTTCGTATTCATCAACTTAAAGCACAACTAGCCTCGTGTCGACAGGAAGGACAGTCCGTGTTGGACTACTTCGGCAAGTTGTCTGCACTTTGGGAGGAGTTGCAGGTTTATCAACCTATTCATGTTTGTTCCTGTGGAGCAGCTGCGGCAATTGCCAAAGAAAGAGAGCAAGAAAGAATTCATCAGTTTGTAATGGGACTAGATGATTCACGCTTTGGAAGCATGTGCACCAATGTAATTGGTCTTGATCCTTTGCCTTCGCTTGGAGAAATTTACAACAAGATGATACGCGAGGAGCAGAGACTTACAGCTACACGATCTCGTGAAGAAAAGGAGGAAGCAGTGGGGTTCGTGGCTAGACAGAGTCCTACCTCACAAAAGGGCGAAAGTCAAAACAAAGTGGAAAATACTATTCTGAGGTCTCGTATGTTGTGCTCTCATTGTGGCAAAACGGGACATGAAAAACGAGATTGTTGGCAAATTATTGGCTTTCCTGAGTGGTTCACAGAACGCAATGGTGGTGGTCGTGGACAGAGTGGTGGTTCTAGAGGCAGAGGTACTCGTGGCAACGGAGGACGTGGTCGTGGTCAAGCAAACAACGCACACGCAACCAGCTCCAACTCTTCTTCATTCACCGAGTTTACGCCGGATCAGTTGAGAGCGCTCAGTCAACTGCTCCAGGATAAGGCTAATGTCTCTGCATCTGATAAGCTTTCTGGTAAGAAACAATACGGTGATGTGATTCTCGATACGGGTGCGTCTCACCACATGACAGGGGAGCGATCTTTATTGACCAATATCGAGACCATAGCACCTTGTTCTGTCGCATTTGCGGATGGAAACAGAACACTTGCAGTACATATGGGATCTCTACGATTGTCTGCAAAACTTACATTGGATAAAGTTTTATTTGTACCAGATTTGAATTGCACCTTGATCTCGGTTGCAAAACTTTTAAAACAGACAAATTGCTTGGCTATGTTTACTGACACAATTTGTGTGATACAGGACCGTTTCTCGAGGACTTTGATTGGAGCCGGTGAGGAGCGTGATGGTGTGTATTACTTCATGGATATCGTTTCAGCAAAGAGTCATCGAGCTTCTCTCAGTTCAGATCAAGCTTTATGGCATCGGCGTTTGGGACATCCATCTTTTACTGTGTTTTCGGATTTGCCTTTTGTTTCATCTAAATCTGCTGGCTCCAGTCCTTGTGACACTTGTTTTAGAGCCAAGCAAACTCGTGAGATTTTTTATGACAGTATGAATAAAACTACAGATTGTTTTTCACTGATTCATGTAGACGTTTGGGGTCCGTACAGAATTCCTTCGTCTTGTGGCGCTAGATATTTCCTAACCATTGTGGATGATTTCTCACGAGCAGTCTGGACAtatcttattttagaaaaatcagaggttcaaaacGTTCTCAAGAACTTCATTGCATATGCAGACAAACAGTTTAAGAAGCCGGTTCGTATGGTACGTAGCGATAATGGAACAGAATTTATGGTGCTTACTTCGTTCTTCAAGAAGCTCGGCATAGTCCATCAGACCTCTTGCGTTGgaacaccacaacaaaatggtagAGTCGAGAGAAAACATAGACACATCTTAAATGTTTCTCGAGCTCTTCTGTTCCAAGCAAGTCTTCCGGTTAAGTTTTGGGGAGAAGCGGTGTTGACTGCAGCTCATTTAATCAACCGAACGCCTACAGCTATTCATCGTGGGCGCTCTCCTTATGAGGTTCTTCATGGAGTTAAGCCAGATTATCAAACCTTACGAGTCTTTGGTTCAGCTTGCTACACTCATAGAGCTTCTCGTGATAAAGACAAATTTGGACAGAGAAGTAGATTATGTGTATTTCTCGGATATCCTTTTGGAAAGAAAGGTTGGAAGGTTTACGATATCGATCGTGAAAAGTTCGTGATATCTCGAGACGTTATTTTTCGAGAAGATGTCTTCCCATACGCGGAACCAAAGCTGACTCCATCTCTCAGGCCAAATCCAGTGCCTTGCGATGATGATTGGTTGCAGTTGCCGTCTAACGACAGGGGGAGCAGTGATGAAGCTTCTCCAGTTACTACTGAGACAGAACAACAGCCTACAGCAGAAACAGCATCTGAAACAGAGTCTCTTGCTGAGACAGAGCATCCTGCGCCAGAAACAGAGCCTCTTGCTGAAATTGAACCTTCTGCGGCAACATCGATTCCGCCTTCTCCCACTGTAACAGATGTTGTTATTGAAACACAATCTGCGCAATCTCCTTCAGTTGAACAAGTTTCCACTGAATCACTTGGTAGAGGTTTGCGAGACAAGACTAAGCCAGCCGCTCTGCAAGACTACTATCTCTACAATGTTACTACAAGCGCTGACGGTAATACACATCTCACGCCCTTGCCTCCTCCATCCTCGAACGGTCCAGGTAAATCATTATATCCCTTGTCTGATTATATTGCTGACAATCAGTTTTCTCCTAGCCATCGTGCCTTCTTGGTTACCATTACAAGCAATACGGAGCCTAAGAATTTTAAAGAAGCGATGCAGTTGAAAGTATGGAAGGACTCTGTCGGTAATGAGATCGTTGCATTAGAAGACAATCACACATGGGATATCACAGATTTACCACCTGGAAAAGAAGCAATCGGTTGTCTTTGGGTTTTCCGGATAAAGTATAATGCTGATGGAACAATTGAGCGTTATAAATCTCGTCTGGTCGTAAATGGAAAGAGTCAAGTAGAAGGAGAAGACTACAAAGAAACATTTGCTCCTGTCGTGAAAATGACTACAGTTCGATCTCTGTTACGGCTGGCTGCAGCAAACAAATGGGAAGTGTCCCAAATGGACGTCCATAACGCTTTCCTTCATGGTGATTTGGAAGAGGAAGTCTATATGAAATTGCCTCCTGGATTTCGGCACACTCATCCCAACAAGGTGTGTAGGCTTCGCAAATCTCTTTATGGCTTGAAACAGGCTCCGCGATGCTGGTTTAAGAAACTCTCAGACGCCTTACTTCGATATATGAATGAACACATGGTGGTATATGTGGATCGACTGGTGAGGCAGGTTCCGTTACCTCCGGTTGACACTTGGGAGCCGTCTAGCCTCAGGTTAGAGGAGGGTATCTACGAGGGAGATACTTCTGCTACGGAGATGTGGTCAGAAGAGTGTCGTATTTGTCAGGAGGAATCCGCTATTATGAATCTCGAGAGCCCGTGTGCTTGCAGTGGTAGCCTTAAGGtagctttctttctttttttttttctttctcattgTTCATCCTCTTACTAAGAAAGAAACTATGATTGTCATTGAAAGAGCtaaaaaaagagaaatgtaTGTTTTTTTGATCAGTATGCTCACAGAAAATGTGTTCAACGTTGGTGCAATGAAAAGGGAAACACTTCATGCGAGATTTGTCATCAGGTATGTATGTATTCGCTtttctcctctgttttttttttctttttatcttgaGGAGTAGAGTGAGACCTGATGATCAATCGCATTAGTGACTAGTTGTTTCATTCATGTCTACGTTCTTTTGCAGTTTTGTACGATatccattgtttttttttttttggtaatcatgttAAATAAGATATCCATTGTTGATATATTCAGATTACAACTCTTTTATTTGTAGccttttttttaacaagaaTTCAACTCAAACTTCATACAGCATTAACTAGAAAAGTTCTATgttaagttaaaaaatctaaCCCCCTTTTAACTTTGTCTTATACAGCCATACCAAGCTGGATATACCTCTCCTCAACCTCCACTCCAATCTGAAGAAACCACTATTGACATTAGGTAATGCTCAGTTTcatcatataaaaaaaacacttgTAATATGTTCTAACTTGATAATATGTGTGTTTATAGTGGAGGATGGACAATCTCAGGTATGGATCCACACCTCCTGGCAATCACAGAAGCCGAACGTCAGATTTTAGAGTATGAGTATGATGATTATACAGCTCGTAATACCAGTCTTGCTGCATTCTTCCGCATATCTGCTCTTATTGTAAAAAGCCTTAAAGCTTCTTCTCGATAACAAGTTTCAATTATTTACTTGACTTGTAAACCCGACCCCATAATAATAACACATCCCTTTCATTGCTTTGCTTTTGTGCATGCAGTTGATGACTCTTTTGTTGAGATGCGCACTGACCGTACCGGATTATGCAGATGGTGAAGATGAGGACACTTCTTCAATACTTTCTGTAAGTTGAATCTCTCGAGTTTCTATTACAAAGATTATGCAGAGTGATCTATATTAATATATCTTTGCAGCTTTTATTACTCCGAGCTgctatttttcttcttccttgctACATCATGGCATCAGCCATTAGTATCTTGCATCGGCGCCGAA
The Raphanus sativus cultivar WK10039 chromosome 1, ASM80110v3, whole genome shotgun sequence DNA segment above includes these coding regions:
- the LOC130510827 gene encoding uncharacterized protein LOC130510827, giving the protein MNEHMVVYVDRLVRQVPLPPVDTWEPSSLRLEEGIYEGDTSATEMWSEECRICQEESAIMNLESPCACSGSLKYAHRKCVQRWCNEKGNTSCEICHQPYQAGYTSPQPPLQSEETTIDISGGWTISGMDPHLLAITEAERQILEYEYDDYTARNTSLAAFFRISALILMTLLLRCALTVPDYADGEDEDTSSILSLLLLRAAIFLLPCYIMASAISILHRRRIHRQEAAALATRVALVLSSRRHRAMSNNIFFVGALIY